The Candidatus Babeliales bacterium DNA window ACAAATTAAATTCGATGCCACTTTCTGGATTAAGTCCATATATTGCATTCATTAAAATACGCACTTGGATGCTGTCATGAACCTCAATTTCACCAGCTCTATATTTATCAATAATATCTGCAACACGCGAATTACCTGTATTCGGATCCCAACATTTTTGTCCACCAACTTTTGACAACGGTTTACAGTAATCAAACATCGAAAACATCGCTACTTTACCAACCAAATTTCTTGGCATAATAATCTGCTGTAATGAGGCATACTCATTTAATAGCCCTGTATTTAGTGCCAATAATTGATCAATATAACTCTGATCAAAACCATATTTATCGAAAATACGCTTAAAAATAACCGATAGCTCTACTGCCCCTCCCGCTTGCACATTCTGAACAAAGTAATTCCATGTGCACTCACCAGGTATATCCACATTGCCAAATAATGGAATGTTAGCTGATAATAAAACATTTTTAGTAGAATCTTGTCGTATCTCGCTATACTCTCTTGGTGGCTTTGTATTCAGGTATTCCCTGACTGTCTGCATTCGCGCAGCATCTTTAAAAAACCGGGTAAAAATAAAAGATTTAAATCGATTGTCATCAACAAATAAACGAATTAACTTGTATAATTCCTCAATAAAAAACTCATATATCCTGTATTCCCCTGGCTCGGATCGATAAAAAACGTATTTACCCTGTTGATACGCAATCTTTTCTGCGGCAATAGATTGCTGTGCAATTGGATCATTTTTTACGGTATAGCCCGGTTTGCCATATTTGCTCTTTTCACCGAATTCCTGCTCTATTTTTTCAGCAAATCGTTCATAATGTACCTCTGTTGGAATTGGTAATTTTTTTAATATGGCACTCACTGATTTTTCTGCACTTTTTTTACCTTCTTTCTCACTTGCAGGTTTAGGTGCAAGGTGACCAACTAATTTTTCTAATCGACGAACTGCTTTTTTCGTATCGCTTGTGTTTTCAGCTCGTTGTTCATGAGTTGGCGCTTTAAACTTCGTCTTACGTAATATCGCAAGCAATTCTGGAGAATTTTGTGCATAATCGAATACGTCAAATCCTGCTTTGTCTTGTATATGCGGATTTGCTCCGTGTTTTATTAACCACGCAACAATATTAATTTTAGGATTAATAACATATTCTATAAGTGGCGTTTCGCCTTGATCATTTGGTTTATTAACATCAAACTTAAAACCTGATGCTACTAACGATTGTAATAATTCGCTATTATCTTCATCCATTACTTTGGAAAAAATCTTTTCAGCAACTTTATCATCAAACTGCGCACCTCTATCAAGTAACAATTTAGTTATAGCTAAATCGTCAGCTACCGATAATGGAGTCCGGCCCCCTGCATCCTTCACATTTATGTTGGCACCTTTATCAAGCAATAATTTAATCGTACCTAAAAAATCACCTTTAACTAATCCCCGCAATAAGATAAAGCTCGCTGTAAACAATGCGGTTCTACCTGATTGATCCGCCGCTTCAATCTTGGCACCTCTATCAAGCAACAATCTAACTATCTCCTTGTTACCATGACTAGACGCCGACCTTAGTGGCGTATCACCATACTTACCCATTGATTCAATATTCACTCCTTGATCCAACCAATACTTTACAGACTCAATACGTCCTTCATCAATTGCATCAAAAATATCTTCCGTACCCGCAGGATCAGCTTGCATTCCAAACAATGGCATTCCGCCATACAAAGCAATCATTAAAATATACGTAAATATCTTTTGTAACTTCATCACTCCCCCTGGATAATAAAATAATAATATCTACAATCAAATCGAAATAACTCTGTGAATATACCGATACTAGCGATAAGAAAACAACATTACTCTATTTTTGATCCAACCATTTTTAAAAACAGATCTATTTCCCCTTGCGATTGTAACGTGTATACAATTTTTTTAGATGCGTATGCATCAAGGAGCCCTTTGATCATGGGCAAATCTTGACCCTTAAACTTCCATACTACGGTTAAAAATCGTAAGAAATTCCAATTGAATGCTTCTGGACATTGTTTTGCGCTACTTGGCGTTTCTTGGCCATAATAAGAAGTAAATCGTTTAAATATTCGCCAAAAACAAAGATACCGCGGCATGTCTAAAAAGATGATCATATCCGCTTGAGATACTCGATATTCCAAAAGAGGCAAACACATCCCTTCAATAATCCATGCATCTCGTTCGCACAGTTCATCATGCACAATTTTAAACTCGTTAAGATCTGGCATTACCCAATTCGGTTTCCAAAAATATTGATCAAGATGATACACCGGAAGATGAAATAATGTATGCAATTTACGTGCAAGTACTGATTTGCCAGAACCTGCATTACCAATTATCGTTATCTTTTTTATCTGTTTCATAGTTACAACCCATTTTACATGATTAGATCATATCTTCTTGATTTACTTACTCACCAATCTATAACGTATTACCGTAATAGGTATCTATATATCAAAATTGGAGATTATATGAATCACACACCTCAGAACCATACCGACCATACAGCAAATCAGTACACACTAAAAAACTTTTTACCGCTTATCATCATAATCAGCAGTATCATCTTGTTTACCGTAGCAAAGCAACTTTTTTATGGCTTTGACGTTAATAATGCCATGCTGGATTGCATGGCAGGATTTTTTATCATATTTAGCTTATTTAAAATAAGTAACCTGCGTAAGTTTGCTGATGCATATAGTATGTATGACATCATTGCGCAACGCTCACGCGCATACGCATACCTCTATCCTTTTATTGAACTTAGTTTAGGAATAAGTTATTTGTTTCATTTCCAACTGCCGCTCATTAACTGGATCACTTTATTTCTCATGACCATAAATAGTATTGGGGTTATTCGTGCACTCACACAGAATAACCCAATCACCTGCGCATGTTTAGGAGCCGTTTTTAAAATTCCTATGACCTATGTCACACTCGCGGAAGATAGCATCATGGCAATAATGGCGTTAGTGTGGTTAGCCCGGTATTACCAACTCTAATTGGTAATAAGAGAGAGCGAGAAAGGGGTAACAATGGCACACAATTTTTTTGTTTTTTTCTTATTGTTTTTCAGTTGTTTTGCTTACGCAGAAACATATAACCATACGAGTGCAGTTTCTTTTTGCTCAACAGAGGCAGAGAAAAAAATTGGTCCAAATGGACTGCCGCAAACACCTGGGTTTTATTGTATAACGGGGCCGGGAGGCTCTGGATCTTCGCATGATGGATCTTCAAAGT harbors:
- a CDS encoding MauE/DoxX family redox-associated membrane protein — protein: MNHTPQNHTDHTANQYTLKNFLPLIIIISSIILFTVAKQLFYGFDVNNAMLDCMAGFFIIFSLFKISNLRKFADAYSMYDIIAQRSRAYAYLYPFIELSLGISYLFHFQLPLINWITLFLMTINSIGVIRALTQNNPITCACLGAVFKIPMTYVTLAEDSIMAIMALVWLARYYQL
- a CDS encoding ankyrin repeat domain-containing protein; the encoded protein is MKLQKIFTYILMIALYGGMPLFGMQADPAGTEDIFDAIDEGRIESVKYWLDQGVNIESMGKYGDTPLRSASSHGNKEIVRLLLDRGAKIEAADQSGRTALFTASFILLRGLVKGDFLGTIKLLLDKGANINVKDAGGRTPLSVADDLAITKLLLDRGAQFDDKVAEKIFSKVMDEDNSELLQSLVASGFKFDVNKPNDQGETPLIEYVINPKINIVAWLIKHGANPHIQDKAGFDVFDYAQNSPELLAILRKTKFKAPTHEQRAENTSDTKKAVRRLEKLVGHLAPKPASEKEGKKSAEKSVSAILKKLPIPTEVHYERFAEKIEQEFGEKSKYGKPGYTVKNDPIAQQSIAAEKIAYQQGKYVFYRSEPGEYRIYEFFIEELYKLIRLFVDDNRFKSFIFTRFFKDAARMQTVREYLNTKPPREYSEIRQDSTKNVLLSANIPLFGNVDIPGECTWNYFVQNVQAGGAVELSVIFKRIFDKYGFDQSYIDQLLALNTGLLNEYASLQQIIMPRNLVGKVAMFSMFDYCKPLSKVGGQKCWDPNTGNSRVADIIDKYRAGEIEVHDSIQVRILMNAIYGLNPESGIEFNLYTRLPQKRIEALKKQVTKITDAMFSDWLKKQLQSKEVPESLEGEPLGDVLKHLGKGRAKKEKLKSKL